TGCTTAATTTAAAAGAGCCTAATTACCAAACTGCACGTAACGTTGTTAAGGCTGTTAACCAAGTGTTTGGGCCTGGAGTCGCACGTGCACACAATTGGGGGCGTTTGGTATTAAGCGCACCAATAGATGCTAATAGCCGCAATACCTTTATGTCTATGTTGCAAGATATTGTGGTTGAAGAGGGTTCTGAACAACCGCGTGTTATTTTTAATAGCCGCACAGGTACTGTTGTTATGAATGATGTGGTGAGAGTTAATCGTGCTGCGGTCAGCCATGGTAATTTAACAATAACAATTGCTGAATCTGAAGGCGCATCGCAGCCGGGAGCATTCTCCAATGGTAGAACAGTGCCTTTACAAGCAAGTGCTGTTGATGTGAATGAACAAAAGAATCATATGGTATTACTACCAGAGGGCACTTCGCTAGAGGTAATTGTTAAAGCAATAAATACTTTAGGGGCGACCCCAAGTGAGTTAATGTCTATTTTATTAGCTCTTGATAAAGCCGGAGCCCTCGAGGCTGAGCTATTAGTAATTTAGGAAAAGAAATGATAATTGATCCCCCAGATATCAGTGCGCAATCACTGGCGATTGATCCAAAAAAATTAGACTATATTACCGCTAATTTAAGTGAGCAAGATGGTATAAAAAAAGCTGCAGAACAATTTGAGGCTATATTTCTACAATTAGTGTTAAAAAATATGCATGCGGCGACTGAAGCAATGTCGTCAGAGAATGGTTTCTTTTCAAGTAAGGAACAAGCTCAATTTCGTGATATGCATGATGCTCAAACCGCCCAGCACTTAGCGGCAACGCAACAGCTAGGTTTAGCCGAAGCGATAATCCGTCAATTTGATGAAAAGTTTGAACCAGTAGAAAATAAATTTAAGGAAATGGCAGAAGGGGTCGCTGTACCTGATAAAGCTCATAATAAAAGTATTGTGCATGCAGCTGACCAGAGTGATTTTTATTCGAGTTCAGCATTTGCACAATCTTTAAATATAATTCCGATTAGGTAATTACAATGTCAATGATAAATAATGCACTCAGTGGACTTAATGCAGCCAATGTAGCCTTGACTGTTGCAGGTCAAAACGTGGCGAATGCTGCTGTTGAAGGTTACTCGCGTCAAGCTGCACATTTTGAAACCGCAGGCTCGCCCTTAGGTGGTGTAAATGTAATGTCTGTCGAGCGTATTGTTGACGCATTTTTAAATGATGA
The sequence above is a segment of the Colwellia sp. 20A7 genome. Coding sequences within it:
- a CDS encoding rod-binding protein, which produces MIIDPPDISAQSLAIDPKKLDYITANLSEQDGIKKAAEQFEAIFLQLVLKNMHAATEAMSSENGFFSSKEQAQFRDMHDAQTAQHLAATQQLGLAEAIIRQFDEKFEPVENKFKEMAEGVAVPDKAHNKSIVHAADQSDFYSSSAFAQSLNIIPIR